Proteins encoded together in one Caldicellulosiruptor saccharolyticus DSM 8903 window:
- the iorA gene encoding indolepyruvate ferredoxin oxidoreductase subunit alpha: protein MKKVLMGNEAVAYSLFINGVNVATGYPGTPSTEVIETLKKFSDDDFYVEWSVNEKVALEVAAGASLSGARSVATMKQVGLNVAADPLLSLSIIGIEGGMIVFVADDPGPHSSQTEQDTRNFARFCNLPVLDPSSPKEAFSLVRVAFEISEKYKLPVIFRMTTRICHSNETLEFEFKREKRKISSFEKRPQWVILPGLSYKKHIELEEKLTKIRTELGRLNIIEGHGQIGIVTSGISYFYVKEAIREFEDLFSILKVTVAHPIDDRTILDFAAGKRMLIFIEELDPVIEEETKLVLFENGMHILTYGKRNGYVPFAGELDVDKVKQIIYNVTKKEGLLVQKSFVNAPEIPRRQSQLCSGCPHRSSFLIVKNACKGKDVIYTGDIGCYTLGYAKPISTTDTCLCMGASITMSQGLKLADEKKKVVAFIGDSTFFHSGITGLVNAYYNRHNITVCVLDNLTTGMTGFQPHPGVGQKATGQEGQRVEIAEVVKGIGIKEVLIIDPYEDFNLCVQKVREFIEKDKLSVIVFRRKCANLERYNGYYRINEKCINCKACLNVTGCPAISEDEDKNVFIDKTLCNGCGLCANFCPRMAIKKVGQNE from the coding sequence ATGAAAAAGGTGTTAATGGGCAATGAAGCTGTTGCTTATTCTCTCTTCATAAACGGTGTAAATGTTGCTACTGGTTATCCTGGAACACCTTCAACAGAGGTTATAGAAACCCTCAAAAAGTTCTCAGATGATGACTTTTATGTTGAATGGTCTGTTAACGAAAAAGTTGCACTTGAGGTTGCAGCAGGTGCGAGTCTTTCTGGTGCAAGAAGTGTTGCGACAATGAAACAGGTCGGGCTTAATGTTGCAGCAGACCCACTTCTTTCACTATCAATTATCGGCATAGAAGGCGGTATGATTGTGTTTGTAGCAGACGACCCGGGACCACATTCTTCGCAAACAGAGCAGGACACAAGAAATTTTGCTCGATTTTGCAATCTGCCAGTTCTTGACCCATCATCTCCGAAAGAAGCATTTTCTCTTGTGAGAGTAGCATTTGAGATATCAGAAAAGTATAAACTACCTGTTATCTTTAGAATGACTACTCGCATTTGCCATTCAAACGAGACATTGGAATTTGAATTCAAAAGAGAAAAGAGAAAGATCTCAAGCTTTGAAAAAAGACCTCAGTGGGTGATATTACCAGGGCTTTCTTATAAAAAACACATTGAACTTGAGGAAAAACTCACCAAAATAAGAACAGAACTGGGAAGATTAAATATTATTGAAGGACATGGACAAATAGGGATTGTTACATCAGGAATCTCATATTTTTATGTAAAAGAAGCAATAAGAGAATTTGAAGATTTATTTTCTATCCTGAAAGTAACTGTAGCACATCCTATAGATGACAGAACAATCTTAGATTTTGCCGCAGGGAAAAGAATGTTAATATTTATAGAAGAACTTGACCCTGTGATTGAAGAAGAGACAAAACTTGTGCTTTTTGAAAATGGAATGCATATTCTAACATATGGTAAACGAAATGGCTATGTTCCATTTGCTGGAGAACTTGATGTTGACAAAGTAAAACAAATAATATACAACGTTACAAAAAAGGAAGGACTCTTAGTACAAAAAAGCTTTGTAAATGCTCCTGAGATACCAAGAAGACAGTCTCAGCTTTGTTCGGGGTGCCCTCATAGAAGTTCATTTTTGATAGTGAAAAATGCATGCAAAGGTAAAGATGTGATATATACAGGAGATATAGGCTGCTATACACTTGGATACGCAAAGCCAATCTCAACAACAGACACCTGCCTTTGTATGGGTGCAAGTATTACAATGTCACAGGGATTAAAACTTGCTGATGAAAAAAAGAAAGTGGTTGCTTTTATTGGAGATTCTACATTCTTTCACAGTGGGATTACAGGCCTTGTAAATGCATATTATAATAGACACAACATAACAGTTTGTGTCCTGGACAATTTAACAACTGGAATGACGGGATTTCAACCTCATCCTGGTGTTGGGCAAAAAGCGACGGGGCAAGAGGGTCAAAGAGTTGAAATAGCTGAGGTTGTAAAGGGAATCGGTATCAAAGAGGTTTTGATAATTGACCCTTATGAAGATTTTAATTTGTGTGTTCAAAAGGTGAGAGAATTTATAGAAAAAGATAAGCTTTCTGTTATTGTATTCAGACGAAAATGTGCAAATTTGGAGCGTTATAATGGTTATTATAGAATAAATGAAAAATGTATAAATTGCAAAGCTTGTCTAAATGTTACGGGCTGTCCGGCAATTAGTGAGGATGAAGACAAAAATGTCTTCATAGACAAAACTCTTTGCAATGGATGTGGGCTTTGTGCAAATTTTTGCCCAAGGATGGCAATTAAGAAGGTGGGACAAAATGAATAA
- the spoVT gene encoding stage V sporulation protein T: MKATGIVRRIDDLGRVVIPKEIRRTLKIREGDPLEIYTDNEGEVILKKYSPIGEMGAFAKEYADTLHQVSGHIVIITDRDKVIALSGASKKDYMDKALSQELERVMEENTIVFVKSENDMSSIPIVEGDTTRYTAQIVSPILSEGTVIGSVIMCSTESNVKMGDSEYKLVQAATSFFGKQLEQ; the protein is encoded by the coding sequence ATGAAGGCAACAGGAATTGTAAGACGCATTGACGATTTAGGTCGAGTGGTAATTCCAAAAGAAATAAGAAGAACTCTTAAAATTCGAGAAGGTGACCCACTTGAGATATATACAGACAATGAAGGTGAGGTCATCTTAAAAAAGTATTCACCAATTGGTGAGATGGGAGCTTTTGCAAAAGAATACGCAGACACCTTGCATCAAGTAAGTGGGCATATTGTAATCATAACTGATAGAGACAAAGTTATTGCTTTGTCAGGCGCCTCAAAAAAGGATTATATGGATAAAGCCTTGAGCCAAGAACTTGAAAGGGTTATGGAAGAAAATACTATTGTGTTTGTAAAATCTGAAAATGACATGAGCAGCATCCCAATTGTTGAAGGAGACACAACAAGGTATACTGCTCAAATTGTTAGCCCAATTCTCTCTGAAGGCACTGTAATTGGAAGTGTTATTATGTGTTCAACCGAATCAAATGTCAAGATGGGAGACTCAGAGTACAAGCTTGTTCAAGCTGCAACATCATTCTTTGGCAAACAACTTGAACAATAG
- a CDS encoding MFS transporter has translation MFGLNSDLTSDRSLQRSLNFVILGITFGIVFFNVTTGSPVAGFAKAIGFGDLMYGIMLALPVLGGVAQVFASFVLEKSKKRKSIFLISGFLHRLPWVFIAILPLFLGKGSYTLLFLLIAFMTISSISNSFTNVSFWSWMGDLIPEHIRGRFFSRRATISTIVGMLSGLAIGKFLDLHNNLPGFSIIFVFAAIMGMLDISCFFFVKDLPMKNEETQLDLKKMFFSTLNNHYFRRFMMFFVIWNFGLNIAGPYFNMYMIKDLKMSYFEIILLTQIVSNVVTIITLPYIGRIVDKIGNRPMLLIATGFISLLPIIWCFTSVNNYKVLVTIISIFAGLLWPIIDMGNNNLILKLSDQSQTSMYVAVINLFNAIFGSAIPIILGGYFIEDIAPVVVAFLKNHIGINVATYHVAFFTSGLIRFLAVIYLKKNVKEPGAKSLKNVIINKIKVN, from the coding sequence ATGTTTGGCTTAAACTCTGATTTGACATCAGACAGGTCTTTGCAAAGAAGCCTTAACTTTGTCATTCTTGGAATAACTTTTGGAATCGTATTCTTTAATGTTACAACAGGCTCACCAGTTGCTGGTTTTGCCAAAGCTATTGGTTTTGGAGATTTAATGTATGGAATCATGTTAGCATTACCCGTATTAGGTGGAGTTGCTCAAGTTTTTGCATCGTTTGTCTTAGAAAAATCAAAAAAGAGAAAATCTATATTTTTGATAAGTGGTTTTTTACATAGGCTGCCATGGGTGTTTATAGCAATTTTACCATTATTTTTAGGTAAAGGCTCTTATACATTGTTATTTTTACTGATTGCATTTATGACAATTTCTTCAATTTCAAACTCATTTACTAATGTCTCATTTTGGTCGTGGATGGGTGATTTAATACCAGAGCATATAAGAGGACGATTTTTCTCAAGAAGAGCTACTATTTCAACAATTGTTGGAATGCTAAGTGGCTTGGCTATTGGCAAATTCTTAGACTTACATAACAATTTGCCAGGTTTTTCTATAATATTTGTCTTTGCTGCAATAATGGGGATGTTGGATATTAGCTGTTTCTTTTTTGTAAAAGACCTACCAATGAAAAATGAGGAAACTCAATTAGATTTGAAAAAAATGTTTTTTTCCACACTCAATAACCATTACTTCAGAAGATTTATGATGTTCTTCGTAATATGGAACTTTGGACTTAACATTGCAGGTCCCTACTTCAACATGTACATGATAAAAGATTTGAAAATGAGCTATTTTGAGATAATATTGCTAACCCAAATTGTCAGCAACGTTGTCACCATAATAACACTACCATATATTGGAAGAATAGTTGATAAAATTGGGAATAGACCAATGCTTCTTATAGCAACAGGCTTTATATCCTTGCTTCCTATAATATGGTGTTTTACTAGTGTAAACAATTACAAAGTTTTGGTCACAATTATTAGTATATTTGCAGGTCTTTTATGGCCAATAATTGATATGGGGAATAACAATCTCATTTTAAAGTTGTCTGACCAAAGCCAAACATCTATGTATGTAGCTGTAATTAATTTGTTTAATGCTATATTTGGAAGTGCTATTCCTATTATACTGGGAGGATATTTTATTGAAGATATAGCACCAGTTGTAGTAGCTTTTTTGAAAAACCATATAGGAATAAATGTTGCCACATACCACGTAGCTTTTTTTACATCGGGTTTGATTAGGTTTTTAGCCGTAATTTATCTGAAAAAGAATGTAAAAGAACCTGGTGCAAAGAGTCTGAAAAATGTGATAATCAACAAGATAAAAGTAAACTAA
- a CDS encoding polyprenyl synthetase family protein — protein MSSERLTEYLKYAQEKIDKHLDSLLGKNSPDVIYEAMRYSVFAGGKRLRPILCLLSYELLSGKEADEKVLDIACAIELIHTYSLIHDDLPAMDNDVLRRGKPTNHVVFGEAIAILAGDALLNKAAEVCFNWILRNKAKENFIKAAEYLFKASGTEGMIGGQVIDVVNSGKEITEENLLYEMHLKKTSKLIQASCVCGAYVAGAKEEVISDFEEYGKNLGLAFQIRDDILDFIGDSKKVGKSIGKDIKEKKNTFVTFYGIEKAQNYVESFSKKAIEIVEKYDRMGLFIELTNYLITREK, from the coding sequence ATGAGTAGTGAGAGGTTAACAGAATACTTGAAATACGCTCAAGAAAAGATAGACAAGCACCTTGACAGCTTGCTTGGAAAAAATTCTCCTGATGTTATATATGAAGCGATGAGATATAGTGTTTTTGCAGGTGGAAAACGCCTAAGACCCATTTTGTGTTTGCTTTCTTATGAACTTTTGAGCGGTAAAGAAGCTGATGAGAAGGTACTGGATATTGCTTGTGCAATAGAGCTGATTCACACATATTCTTTGATTCATGATGACCTTCCTGCAATGGATAATGATGTTTTACGCCGTGGTAAACCTACAAATCATGTGGTGTTTGGCGAGGCAATAGCTATACTGGCAGGAGATGCACTTTTGAACAAAGCAGCAGAAGTATGCTTTAATTGGATACTCAGAAACAAAGCTAAAGAGAATTTTATAAAAGCAGCAGAATATCTTTTTAAAGCGTCTGGCACAGAAGGAATGATAGGTGGACAGGTAATAGATGTGGTAAATTCAGGAAAAGAAATAACAGAAGAGAATTTGCTTTATGAGATGCATCTTAAGAAGACATCTAAGCTCATTCAAGCTTCTTGTGTTTGTGGAGCATATGTTGCAGGGGCAAAAGAAGAGGTGATATCGGATTTTGAGGAGTATGGAAAAAATTTAGGGCTTGCTTTTCAGATTAGAGATGATATCTTGGATTTTATAGGTGACAGTAAAAAAGTAGGCAAAAGCATTGGAAAGGATATAAAAGAGAAAAAAAATACGTTTGTAACTTTTTATGGAATTGAAAAGGCTCAGAACTATGTAGAGAGCTTTTCAAAGAAGGCCATTGAGATAGTAGAAAAGTACGACAGGATGGGTCTTTTTATTGAGCTTACAAATTATTTGATAACTAGAGAAAAATAA
- the xseB gene encoding exodeoxyribonuclease VII small subunit, producing MKRLEEIVKSLEEENLDLDEAIRLYEEGIKLSRLCNDILRSVEKRVVLIEKLNGEYVENDITNDIYGGLGQKE from the coding sequence ATGAAGCGTTTAGAAGAAATTGTAAAGAGTTTGGAAGAAGAAAATCTCGATTTAGATGAGGCAATAAGGCTTTATGAGGAAGGGATAAAACTTTCAAGGCTATGCAATGACATTTTGCGTTCGGTTGAAAAGAGGGTTGTTTTGATTGAAAAATTAAATGGCGAATATGTGGAAAATGATATAACGAATGATATATATGGAGGCTTAGGGCAAAAAGAATGA
- the xseA gene encoding exodeoxyribonuclease VII large subunit: protein MLFDNIVSKKEWSVYELTSYLRKKVEMDILLKNIYLKGEVIRPTLSGEHLYFELKDLEYDAKVKCVYFWFDKKIEVRHGTKVLVKGSVIFYEKEGIIEIKVSEITDIGLGELFVKLKQLEEKLKQEGLFDQKHKKEIPRYPKKIGIVTSKNGAAVRDILNTIYSKFENIEVYIFNCSVQGQNAPYEICEGIEYFNNILPVEVIIVGRGGGAFEDLMAFNDEMVVRKIFESKIPVISAVGHERDYVLTDFVADLRAITPTNAGEIVVSFQNKALEKLDEYCRKIKNLISKKIESSREDLKLQLYRLYQNSPSNKLTKLAQDADLLSSKLTFLLNKKLHHISSNLKILEKRLSVSGPYVRFAKAKNDYEMLLKRLNIAFKNFCQKKEFEFKIKVEKLIALNPLNILKRGYSVTIHNSKVLTTVRVVSIGDEIVTRITDGIIKSKVFWTEEGADE, encoded by the coding sequence ATGCTTTTTGACAATATTGTTTCTAAAAAAGAGTGGAGTGTGTATGAGCTAACAAGCTATTTGCGAAAAAAAGTTGAAATGGACATCTTGCTAAAGAACATATACCTAAAAGGAGAGGTTATTAGACCCACTTTGTCGGGTGAACATTTGTATTTTGAACTTAAAGATTTAGAGTACGACGCAAAAGTAAAATGCGTCTATTTTTGGTTTGACAAAAAGATTGAGGTAAGACATGGTACTAAAGTTTTAGTCAAAGGTAGTGTTATCTTTTATGAAAAAGAAGGAATAATTGAAATAAAGGTAAGTGAAATAACTGATATTGGTCTTGGTGAGCTGTTTGTAAAACTCAAACAATTAGAGGAAAAGTTAAAACAAGAAGGGCTTTTTGATCAAAAACATAAAAAAGAAATACCTCGATATCCCAAAAAGATTGGTATTGTTACTTCCAAAAATGGTGCAGCTGTGAGAGATATTCTCAATACAATCTATTCAAAATTTGAAAATATAGAAGTTTATATATTCAACTGTTCTGTTCAAGGACAAAACGCTCCTTATGAGATATGTGAGGGAATAGAGTATTTTAATAACATTTTGCCTGTGGAGGTTATAATTGTAGGACGTGGTGGCGGCGCGTTTGAGGATTTGATGGCTTTTAATGATGAGATGGTGGTAAGAAAGATATTTGAATCAAAAATTCCTGTAATATCAGCTGTTGGACATGAAAGAGACTATGTGTTGACAGATTTTGTTGCTGACCTTCGTGCCATTACTCCAACAAATGCGGGTGAGATTGTTGTTAGTTTTCAAAACAAAGCTTTAGAAAAACTGGATGAATATTGCCGAAAAATAAAAAATTTGATTTCTAAGAAGATAGAGTCAAGCAGAGAAGATTTAAAACTTCAGCTCTATCGACTATATCAAAACTCGCCATCAAACAAACTTACCAAGCTTGCACAAGATGCGGATTTACTTTCAAGCAAACTTACGTTTCTGCTTAATAAAAAACTACATCATATATCAAGTAACCTGAAGATTTTGGAAAAGAGATTGTCAGTTTCAGGTCCTTATGTAAGATTTGCAAAAGCAAAGAATGACTATGAAATGCTCCTTAAAAGACTAAATATAGCTTTTAAGAACTTTTGTCAGAAAAAAGAGTTTGAGTTTAAAATCAAGGTGGAAAAATTGATTGCTTTAAATCCACTTAATATTCTAAAAAGAGGGTACTCGGTCACGATACATAACTCAAAAGTACTTACGACTGTAAGAGTGGTAAGTATTGGTGATGAGATAGTTACACGGATCACAGATGGGATTATCAAATCTAAGGTGTTTTGGACAGAAGAAGGGGCGGATGAATAG
- the nusB gene encoding transcription antitermination factor NusB — protein MKILYAYRFQNNEYDIIEFLNKFKELNPDENFKEIDEEYLKKLLTGVIRNQQLIDNLIEKYSKDWPLSRIPMVELELMRIAIYELLFEEEIPISVAIDEAVDLSSIFGVEKAPSFVNGILGSIAVNEVKRE, from the coding sequence ATGAAGATATTATATGCATATAGATTTCAAAATAATGAATATGACATCATCGAGTTTCTAAACAAATTCAAAGAATTAAATCCAGATGAGAATTTTAAAGAGATAGATGAAGAGTATCTAAAAAAGCTCTTGACAGGCGTTATTCGGAATCAGCAACTTATAGATAATCTTATTGAGAAATACTCTAAGGATTGGCCTTTGAGCAGAATTCCAATGGTGGAACTTGAACTTATGCGAATAGCCATCTATGAACTTTTGTTTGAAGAGGAGATTCCCATATCTGTTGCAATAGATGAAGCTGTGGATTTGTCAAGTATATTTGGTGTAGAGAAGGCACCAAGCTTTGTAAATGGGATACTTGGCAGCATTGCTGTAAATGAGGTGAAAAGAGAATAA
- a CDS encoding DUF2273 domain-containing protein has protein sequence MKLILEFVLKHIGETVGGIIGLVFAIFVLIFGFWKTLFIFLCIAVGIFIGGRYFEKKKLLEFLDKHLPW, from the coding sequence ATGAAATTAATATTAGAATTTGTTTTAAAACATATAGGTGAGACAGTTGGCGGAATTATAGGACTTGTTTTTGCTATATTTGTTCTAATATTTGGTTTTTGGAAGACATTATTTATATTTTTATGCATAGCAGTAGGAATATTTATTGGTGGTCGCTATTTTGAAAAGAAGAAATTGTTAGAGTTTTTAGACAAACATTTACCATGGTAA
- the amaP gene encoding alkaline shock response membrane anchor protein AmaP has protein sequence MKIGERILLTIFTLIVIVAAIFAILLPLNVFSIDTIQSAVYEYVNNPIYGLVPLVIVVMGFAVMFIGIKKKRVRLGIIHTNELGNLVISPKTFESAGYCAIKDIKGIKDVTIEIEFDENGVEYHVDALVINDVNIPELTKEVQNAIKNHVETSIGIPVKSVNLHVKDMVAPQTSITHLR, from the coding sequence ATGAAGATTGGTGAGAGAATATTATTAACAATATTTACATTAATAGTTATTGTGGCTGCAATCTTTGCAATATTATTACCTCTTAATGTATTTAGCATTGATACAATACAGAGTGCAGTTTATGAATATGTAAACAATCCCATTTATGGGCTTGTACCGTTAGTAATTGTAGTAATGGGCTTTGCTGTAATGTTTATTGGGATTAAAAAGAAAAGGGTGAGACTTGGAATAATTCATACCAACGAGCTTGGCAATCTTGTCATATCACCAAAGACATTTGAGTCTGCTGGTTACTGTGCTATAAAGGATATAAAAGGGATTAAAGATGTAACCATTGAGATAGAGTTTGATGAAAATGGTGTTGAATACCATGTTGATGCACTTGTGATAAATGATGTAAATATACCTGAGTTGACAAAAGAGGTTCAAAATGCTATAAAGAATCATGTTGAAACCTCAATAGGTATTCCGGTTAAAAGTGTGAATTTGCATGTTAAAGATATGGTTGCCCCTCAAACATCCATTACTCATTTGAGGTAG
- a CDS encoding Asp23/Gls24 family envelope stress response protein, giving the protein MSENIINETTGGVVKIAEEVVAIIAAVAASEVKGVASMVGSWTGNITEALGKKNLAKGVKVQVGEKEAAIDIYITVEYGVRIPEVAWEIQEKVKNAVESMTGLKVVEVNIHVQGIKFEKEEQKEGSEE; this is encoded by the coding sequence ATGTCAGAAAATATTATTAATGAGACCACTGGTGGAGTTGTAAAGATTGCTGAAGAGGTTGTGGCAATTATTGCGGCAGTTGCAGCATCAGAGGTAAAAGGTGTTGCCTCAATGGTTGGTTCATGGACAGGTAATATTACTGAAGCGCTTGGAAAAAAGAACTTGGCAAAAGGGGTTAAAGTGCAAGTTGGAGAAAAGGAAGCGGCAATCGACATCTACATAACTGTAGAGTATGGTGTCAGAATTCCTGAAGTTGCCTGGGAGATACAAGAAAAGGTTAAAAATGCAGTTGAGAGCATGACGGGATTAAAGGTTGTTGAAGTAAATATCCATGTTCAAGGAATAAAATTTGAAAAAGAAGAGCAAAAAGAAGGATCAGAAGAGTAA
- a CDS encoding SpoIIIAH-like family protein: MNKKIFIKVYNKRQITLVLLVILVIVVGIINSRIENSNKKKLNPSVIEVSKEVERSSENVLSEIKLKREVERSKEVNTLRSLLSEKLDEDSQKLIDKKISDIVDNNNKEMICESILSSKGIGDCIVLSSRDIIYVVTQKRLSKQQAIQVQNVVMNVFNVAVNKIRITYASQ, encoded by the coding sequence ATGAATAAAAAGATTTTTATAAAGGTTTATAACAAAAGACAGATAACATTAGTTTTGCTTGTTATATTAGTAATTGTTGTTGGCATTATCAACTCAAGAATAGAAAATAGTAACAAGAAAAAGCTAAATCCCTCTGTAATAGAGGTAAGTAAAGAAGTTGAGAGGAGTAGTGAAAATGTTCTGAGCGAGATAAAATTAAAGCGTGAAGTTGAGCGTTCAAAAGAAGTAAATACTCTGAGAAGTCTTCTTAGTGAAAAGTTGGATGAAGATAGTCAAAAGTTGATTGATAAGAAAATTTCCGACATAGTTGACAACAACAATAAAGAGATGATATGTGAAAGTATCTTGAGCTCAAAAGGTATAGGTGATTGTATAGTACTATCCTCTCGTGATATTATTTATGTGGTAACGCAAAAGAGACTATCAAAACAACAAGCAATTCAAGTACAAAATGTGGTTATGAATGTTTTTAATGTAGCGGTGAATAAGATTAGGATAACATATGCCTCTCAATGA
- a CDS encoding stage III sporulation protein AF: MQDFINQTVTNLFYIVIVILIIEVLIPENYRRYIDIFLGICIVLIIFTPILEKSENLKFQFMESINKLEDEMKEKKIYSEDLYKQSLVDEYKDRLKEDIKKKIEAETGMDVEIVLLKICEDLNMPKFGRVEKIKIKGDYNEKIVNILKNQYGMSKDKIEFEEVKVKDDNQSR, encoded by the coding sequence GTGCAAGACTTTATAAATCAAACTGTAACAAACTTGTTCTATATAGTGATAGTGATTTTAATTATTGAAGTCTTGATTCCGGAAAATTATAGAAGGTATATTGATATTTTTTTAGGCATTTGTATAGTCTTGATTATATTCACCCCAATTTTAGAAAAATCAGAAAATCTAAAGTTTCAATTTATGGAGAGCATAAATAAACTTGAAGATGAAATGAAAGAAAAAAAGATATATTCTGAAGACCTGTACAAGCAAAGCTTGGTAGATGAGTATAAGGATAGATTGAAAGAAGATATCAAAAAGAAAATAGAAGCTGAGACAGGTATGGATGTTGAGATTGTCTTGCTTAAAATCTGTGAAGATTTGAACATGCCTAAGTTTGGCAGAGTAGAGAAAATAAAAATTAAAGGTGATTACAATGAGAAAATTGTTAACATTTTAAAGAACCAATATGGTATGAGTAAAGATAAAATAGAATTTGAAGAGGTGAAGGTTAAAGATGACAATCAATCCAGATAG